A window of the Hypomesus transpacificus isolate Combined female chromosome 22, fHypTra1, whole genome shotgun sequence genome harbors these coding sequences:
- the LOC124484705 gene encoding ATP synthase subunit alpha, mitochondrial-like, translated as MLSVRVAAALARTLPRRAGFVSKSLPVACVGVKHLHTSRPWLVKTGTAEVSSILEEKIMGAETSSDLEETGRVLSIGDGIARVYGLRNVQAEEMVEFSSGLKGMSLNLEPDNVGVVVFGNDKLIKEGDIVKRTGAIVDVPVGEELLGRVVDALGNAIDGKGPLGSSIRRRVGLKAPGIIPRISVREPMQTGIKAVDSLVPIGRGQRELIIGDRQTGKTAIAIDTIINQKRFNEGTEEKKKLYCIYVAIGQKRSTVAQLVKRLTDADAMKYTIVVSATASDAAPLQYLAPYSGCSMGEFFRDNGKHALIIYDDLSKQAVAYRQMSLLLRRPPGREAYPGDVFYLHSRLLERAAKMNDNFGGGSLTALPVIETQAGDVSAYIPTNVISITDGQIFLETELFYKGIRPAINVGLSVSRVGSAAQTKAMKQVAGTMKLELAQYREVAAFAQFGSDLDAATQQLLNRGVRLTELLKQGQYCPMAIEEQVTVIYAGVRGHLDKMEPSKITKFEKAFLQHVLSQHQDLLATIRADGSISPDSDVKLKQIVLTFLSSFE; from the exons ATGCTGTCAGTTCGTGTCGCTGCGGCCCTTGCCCGCACTCTGCCAAGACGGGCCGGATTT GTTTCCAAAAGTCTCCCTGTTGCATGTGTAGGAGTCAAGCACCTCCACACCAGCAGACCATGGCTGGTGAAGACAG GCACTGCGGAGGTGTCATCCATCCTGGAGGAGAAGATAATGGGGGCTGAAACCAGCAGCGACCTGGAGGAGACCGGCCGCGTGCTGTCCATCGGTGACGGTATTGCCAGGGTGTACGGTCTGAGGAACGTCCAGGCTGAGGAGATGGTGGAGTTCTCCTCTGGACTCAAG gGCATGTCTCTGAATTTGGAGCCCGACAATGTTGGTGTGGTGGTGTTTGGTAACGACAAGCTGATCAAGGAGGGGGACATCGTGAAGAGGACAGGAGCTATTGTGGACGTGCCCGTGGGCGAGGAGCTGCTGGGCCGCGTGGTGGACGCTCTGGGAAACGCCATCGATGGCAAG ggtcccctgGGCTCCAGTATCCGTAGGCGTGTGGGCCTGAAGGCCCCAGGCATCATCCCTCGTATCTCTGTGAGGGAGCCCATGCAGACTGGGATCAAGGCCGTCGACAGCTTGGTGCCCATTGGCCGTGGCCAGCGTGAGCTTATCATTGGTGACAGGCAGACTGG CAAAACCGCCATTGCCATCGACACCATCATCAACCAGAAGCGCTTCAACGAAGGcacagaggagaagaagaagctgTACTGCATCTACGTGGCCATCGGCCAGAAGAGGTCCACCGTGGCCCAGCTGGTGAAGAGGCTGACTGACGCCGACGCCATGAAGTACACCATCGTGGTGTCGGCCACCGCCTCCGACGCCGCCCCCCTGCAGTACCTGGCCCCCTACTCTGGCTGCTCCATGGGAGAGTTCTTCAGGGACAACGGCAAGCACGCCCTCATCATCTACGACGATCTGTCCAAGCAG gctgTGGCCTACCGTCAGATGTCCCTGCTGCTGCGTCGCCCCCCCGGCCGCGAGGCCTACCCCGGAGACGTGTTCTACCTGCACTCCCGTCTGCTGGAGAGAGCGGCCAAGATGAACGACAACTTTGGAGGCGGATCCCTGACTGCTCTGCCCGTCATCGAGACCCAGGCCGGTGATGTGTCGGCCTACATTCCAACCAACGTCATCTCCATCACAGacggacag ATCTTCCTGGAGACTGAGCTGTTCTACAAGGGTATCCGTCCCGCCATCAatgtgggtctgtctgtgtcccgTGTCGGCTCCGCCGCCCAGACCAAAGCTATGAAGCAG GTGGCTGGTACCATGAAGCTGGAGTTGGCCCAGTACCGTGAGGTGGCTGCCTTCGCCCAGTTCGGCTCTGACCTGGACGCCGCCACCCAGCAGCTGCTGAACCGTGGAGTCCGTCTGACGGAGCTCCTGAAGCAGGGACAGTACT GCCCCATGGCCATTGAGGAGCAGGTGACGGTCATCTACGCCGGTGTGAGGGGACACTTGGACAAAATGGAGCCCAGCAAGATCACAAAGTTCGAGAAGGCTTTCCTGCAGCATGTTCTCAGCCAACACCAGGACCTCTTGGCAACAATTAG GGCCGATGGCTCAATCTCACCGGACTCAGACGTCAAGCTGAAGCAGATCGTCTTGACCTTCCTTTCAAGCTTCGAGTAA